A stretch of Mastomys coucha isolate ucsf_1 unplaced genomic scaffold, UCSF_Mcou_1 pScaffold3, whole genome shotgun sequence DNA encodes these proteins:
- the LOC116074490 gene encoding endogenous retrovirus group K member 6 Gag polyprotein-like, producing MGAQISKTASRNVGKLLETKGVRVRFSALRELAELLEGFCPWVEGMSRMDLKSWEKVGKALEKNKVDGFPLRLWGMVLDILKENEQKGVHSGKYISLTASELTGDSSPADSYSTAAEVGQDSLDSSSTDSEESQTSSISSQTSTDLVGTVAEKIQLSVRTKHGTCPYRRQRVLYKTVPSQSREHFQSGSRLAGKEKDSYLITEEEVSPRARGSGQGDFHSITHPAAERRSQSDDMHRYYQVFDVKFIKKLKGAVEKYGPSSPFTQALINNIMDYGLLPQEWKILCKAVLSSGDYLLWISEWRELSRKIAMQNAQTDNPEWTLDMLVGEGPFEGSTRAWCKLPAKGVDGTSLTSVRQGPEEPFQNFIARLQETVSRNAYTEGPLISQLAFENANAACKSILLPHKGQTDISGYIRPCVDMGPAYYQSAAVAAAVQETPAPRGLACRHNNRRCFKCGSFNHFKCECPDRASTAG from the exons ATGGGGGCACAGATTTCTAAAACTGCTTCCCGGAATGTGGGAAAGTTGCTGGAGACTAAAGGAGTAAGGGTTAGATTTTCCGCATTGAGAGAGCTAGCAGAGTTGTTGGAGGGCTTTTGTCCGTGGGTAGAAGGCATGAGTCGTATGGATTTAAAATCGTGGGAAAAGGTAGGAAAAGCTCTGGAGAAGAACAAAGTGGATGGATTTCCCCTTCGcctttgggggatggttttggatattttaaaggagaaTGAGCAGAAGGGAGTGCATTCAGGAAAGTACATCAGCCTTACagcatcagagctgacaggcgaTAGCTCACCAGCTGATTCGTACTCTACAGCAGCCGAGGTAGGTCAGGATTCCTTAGACTCCAGTTCTACGGACAGCGAGGAGAGTCAAACTTCCTCCATAAGTAGTCAAACCTCTACTGACTTGGTCGGTACGGTGGCCGAGAAGATTCAACTTTCTGTCAGAACCAAACATGGTACATGTCCTTACAGAAGGCAGCGTGTTCTGTATAAGACTGTGCCCTCCCAGAGTAGGGAGCATTTTCAAAGTGGGTCTCGTCTG gcaggcaaagagaaggacagctaTCTGATTACTGAAGAGGAAGTGAGTCCTAGGGCCCGAGGTTCCGGCCAGGGTGACTTTCATTCAATAACCCATCCGGCTGCAGAACGCAGAAGTCAGAGTGACGATATGCACAGATATTATCAAGTctttgatgttaagttcattaagAAACTTAAGGGAGCTGTGGAAAAATATGGTCCTAGCTCCCCTTTCACTCAGGCCCTAATTAACAATATCATGGACTATGGATTATTACCTCAGGAGTGGAAAATTCTGTGTAAGGCAGTGCTATCCTCCGGTGATTAcctgttatggatttctgaatggcgTGAGCTTAGCAGGAAAATTGCCATGCAGAATGCTCAGACAGATAATCCAGAGTGGACTCTAGATATGCTTGTCGGAGAGGGCCCGTTTGAAGGAAGCACTCG GGCTTGGTGTAAGCTTCCGGCTAAAGGAGTAGATGGGACGAGTCTGACAAGTGTCCGACAGGGTCCAGAGGAGCCCTTCCAGAATTTCATTGCCAGGCTTCAGGAGACAGTTAGTAGAAATGCGTATacagaggggcctctgatttcacaattggcttttgagaaTGCTAATGCAGCATGTAAATCTATTTTGCTGCCTCACAAAGGACAAACGGACATCTCAGGATATATTCGCCCTTGTGTCGACATGGGACCTGCGTATTATCAAAGCGCAGCGGTGGCAGCTGCGGTGCAGGAGACGCCCGCCCCTAGGGGCTTGGCCTGCAGACATAATAACAGAAGATGCTTTAAATGTGGTAGTTTTAACCATTTTAAGTGTGAATGTCCAGATAGAGCAAGTACTGCGGGATAG